The nucleotide window CCAGAGGGAGGCAGTCCCTTGAAAGACCACATCTGGAAACGGGTGCTCGAGGTGAGTCGGTATATCTCCCGGACTAAGGCAACCGTTCGCGAGACGGCGAAGGTGTTCGACGTCAGCAAGAGCACGGTTCACAAGGACGTGACCGAACGGCTGCCCAAGCTGAACCCGGAACTGGCCGCCAGGGTCAAGAAGGTGCTCGACTACAACAAGGCGGAACGCCACCTGCGCGGCGGCGAGGCGACGCGACGGAAGTACCTGCAGGATGAGCGTGCGGACGAGGCGAGGCCGGAAACTGCGCGCCGCGAGCCCGGACGGGCGGACCAGTCGCACGAGGAAGCGTCGACGGTGAAGCTCAAGTAGGCCCGCGTCCGCGCGCGGTCCGCCGGAAAGGGGCTACCCGTGCTTTCCATCACCCGCGACATCGGCATCGACCTCGGCACCGCGAACACCCTCGTCTACGTGCAAGGCAGGGGCATCGTGATCCGGGAGCCGTCGGTCGTGGCGCTGGACCGTGACACGCACCGGGTCCTCGCGGTGGGGACGGACGCGCAGCGGATGGTCGGCCGCACCCCGGGGCACATCCTCGCGGTCCGGCCGCTGAGGGACGGCGTCATCGCGGACTACGCGGCCACCCACGCAATGCTGCGGCACTTCCTCCTGCGGGCCGCGGGCCGGATGCCGCTCTTACGTCCGCGCGTCATGGTGTGCGTGCCGTCGGGCGTGACGACGGTGGAGCGCCGCGCCGTCGTGGAGTGCACGCTCGAGGCCGGCGCCCGGCGGACCTACCTGATCGAGGAGCCGCTGGCGGCGGCGTTGGGGGCCGGCCTTCCCATCGACGAGCCGCGCGGGTGCATGGTCGTCGACATCGGCGGGGGCACCAGCGATGTGGCCGTGCTGTCCCTAGGCGGTATCGTCACGAGCCAATCGCTCCGGCTGGGCGGCGACCGTCTGGACGAGTCCATCATCCGGTACGTGAAACGCGAGTGGAACCTGCTGATCGGCGAGCGCACGGCGGAAGAGTTGAAAATCCGGATCGGGACGGTCGATCCCGCGGAGGATCGCGGTTCCATGGAAGTGCGCGGCCGCGACGTGGTCACGGGCCTGCCGAAGTTCGTCGAGGTCACCAGTGCCGACGCTTGCCGGGCGATGC belongs to Clostridia bacterium and includes:
- the spoIIID gene encoding sporulation transcriptional regulator SpoIIID; this encodes MKDHIWKRVLEVSRYISRTKATVRETAKVFDVSKSTVHKDVTERLPKLNPELAARVKKVLDYNKAERHLRGGEATRRKYLQDERADEARPETARREPGRADQSHEEASTVKLK
- a CDS encoding rod shape-determining protein; the protein is MLSITRDIGIDLGTANTLVYVQGRGIVIREPSVVALDRDTHRVLAVGTDAQRMVGRTPGHILAVRPLRDGVIADYAATHAMLRHFLLRAAGRMPLLRPRVMVCVPSGVTTVERRAVVECTLEAGARRTYLIEEPLAAALGAGLPIDEPRGCMVVDIGGGTSDVAVLSLGGIVTSQSLRLGGDRLDESIIRYVKREWNLLIGERTAEELKIRIGTVDPAEDRGSMEVRGRDVVTGLPKFVEVTSADACRAMQEPIAELCGMIRQVLERMPPELAADILSTGIVLTGGGALLSGLDRMLGDNLGVPVTVAEDPLSCVAKGTGLALEKLGRIDHLLQSGP